In one Rugosibacter aromaticivorans genomic region, the following are encoded:
- the prmB gene encoding 50S ribosomal protein L3 N(5)-glutamine methyltransferase has product MMTPVDELITLRDWLRWAVSRFTEADLFFGHGTDNAWDEAIWLLLATLNLPQDRLEPFLDARLTRAERLAVWNAFQQRIVRRLPTAYIVQEAWLGSFRFYVDERVIVPRSYFAELIEGGMAPWVDNPEKITSALDLCTGSGCLAILMAHTFPQAQIDAIDLSPAALAVARRNIADYGLEESVQPIESDLFSAVSDKRYDFILSNPPYVTAAAMAALPTEYRHEPALALAAGHDGLDVVRRILDEAVDHLNPGGFIAIEVGHNRDQVETAFPDLSAIWLDTASSSEKIFLVSHETLCEHASSYQGKAAVSDKSS; this is encoded by the coding sequence ATGATGACGCCAGTGGATGAACTCATCACTCTGCGCGATTGGTTGCGCTGGGCAGTGAGCCGATTTACGGAGGCCGATCTTTTTTTTGGCCATGGCACCGACAATGCCTGGGACGAAGCCATCTGGTTGTTGCTGGCCACGCTCAATTTGCCGCAGGATCGTCTGGAACCATTTCTTGATGCACGCCTGACAAGGGCAGAGCGACTGGCAGTTTGGAATGCGTTTCAACAACGCATCGTGCGCCGCTTGCCTACGGCATATATCGTGCAAGAAGCCTGGCTAGGGTCTTTTCGTTTTTATGTTGATGAACGCGTCATTGTGCCGCGCTCCTATTTTGCTGAACTGATTGAAGGCGGCATGGCACCATGGGTCGATAATCCGGAAAAAATAACCAGCGCGCTGGATTTATGTACTGGATCAGGTTGTTTGGCCATACTTATGGCGCACACTTTTCCTCAAGCACAAATTGATGCCATTGATCTATCTCCTGCAGCGCTTGCAGTTGCGCGACGTAATATTGCTGACTATGGTCTGGAAGAAAGTGTGCAGCCCATTGAGTCTGATTTATTTTCGGCTGTCTCAGACAAACGGTACGACTTTATTTTAAGCAACCCACCCTATGTGACGGCTGCGGCCATGGCCGCATTGCCGACAGAATATCGCCATGAACCTGCGCTGGCCCTTGCTGCCGGCCATGATGGTTTGGATGTGGTGCGCCGTATATTGGATGAGGCAGTGGATCATCTTAACCCTGGTGGTTTCATCGCGATTGAGGTGGGACACAATCGCGATCAGGTAGAAACAGCCTTTCCTGATTTATCTGCTATCTGGCTGGATACGGCATCCAGTTCCGAAAAGATTTTTCTTGTTAGTCATGAGACATTGTGCGAGCATGCCTCTTCTTATCAGGGCAAGGCAGCAGTGAGCGATAAATCCAGCTAA
- the dapB gene encoding 4-hydroxy-tetrahydrodipicolinate reductase, protein MKKIRYAIAGSAGRMGRTLIEAVLKNENATLAAALEHSTSPFLGKDAGELVGSPCGVPVSCDIDAALAHVDCLIDFTRPEATLLHLAACKKLGVSIIIGTTGFSTDGKQAIEAAAQKIPVVFAPNMAVGVNAVFKLLALAAKILDTGYDIEVIESHHRHKVDAPSGTALRMGEVVAQALGQDLSECAIYGRQGHTGERPTTQIGFSAIRGGDIVGDHTVLFAGEGERIEITHKAASRMSYALGALRAGRFLQEKTQGLFDMQDVLGLK, encoded by the coding sequence ATGAAAAAAATTCGCTATGCCATTGCGGGAAGCGCCGGTCGTATGGGGCGGACGTTAATTGAAGCTGTATTAAAAAATGAAAACGCCACACTAGCCGCTGCCCTGGAACATTCCACGAGCCCATTTCTTGGCAAAGATGCCGGGGAGCTCGTTGGCTCGCCTTGTGGTGTTCCCGTATCGTGTGACATTGACGCTGCTTTAGCCCATGTCGATTGTCTGATCGATTTCACCCGGCCTGAAGCCACCCTGCTTCACTTGGCTGCCTGCAAAAAACTAGGCGTTAGTATCATCATCGGCACGACCGGATTTTCTACCGATGGAAAACAAGCGATTGAGGCCGCCGCCCAAAAGATTCCTGTCGTTTTTGCGCCCAACATGGCAGTAGGTGTCAATGCAGTATTCAAGCTGCTGGCCTTAGCCGCAAAAATTCTTGATACGGGCTATGACATCGAAGTGATCGAATCGCATCACCGGCACAAGGTAGATGCGCCCTCAGGCACGGCATTAAGGATGGGTGAAGTCGTGGCTCAAGCGCTAGGTCAAGACTTATCTGAATGTGCCATTTATGGCCGTCAAGGACATACCGGCGAACGACCGACAACACAAATCGGATTTTCTGCTATTCGTGGGGGCGATATTGTGGGCGATCACACGGTACTCTTTGCCGGGGAAGGCGAGCGTATTGAAATAACCCACAAGGCGGCCAGCCGCATGTCTTATGCACTAGGCGCTCTGCGTGCTGGACGTTTCTTGCAAGAAAAAACGCAGGGGCTATTCGATATGCAAGACGTGCTGGGCCTGAAATAA
- a CDS encoding outer membrane protein assembly factor BamE: protein MKRFFYLLPFLTIVTLCAACSSVNQVTSYITPYRIDVRQGNWVTQEMVSQLKPGQTREQVRFILGSPLVSDMFHADRWDYIYRLQPGRGEAEQRRIVVFFQDDKLVRVGGDVIADDGKKTPTKTTNQVIEVVAPADANQKKSKTE, encoded by the coding sequence ATGAAGCGATTTTTCTATCTTTTGCCTTTCCTTACGATTGTCACCCTGTGTGCCGCATGTTCAAGTGTAAATCAGGTCACATCTTATATCACCCCTTATCGCATCGATGTGCGCCAGGGAAATTGGGTTACGCAAGAAATGGTATCACAGCTCAAACCTGGTCAAACGCGAGAGCAAGTACGTTTCATCCTAGGCTCGCCCCTGGTTTCTGACATGTTTCACGCTGATCGCTGGGATTACATTTATCGCTTGCAGCCCGGGCGGGGTGAAGCAGAACAGCGCCGCATCGTCGTGTTTTTTCAGGATGACAAACTCGTTCGGGTCGGTGGTGACGTCATCGCCGATGATGGAAAAAAGACACCCACTAAAACCACCAATCAAGTCATTGAAGTTGTAGCTCCCGCCGATGCAAATCAAAAAAAATCGAAAACAGAATGA
- the fur gene encoding ferric iron uptake transcriptional regulator, with product MTTHPDDLKSIGLKATLPRLKILDLFHKLGQEGTPRHITAEDVYRHLLADNMDVGLATVYRVLTQFEQAGLLQRHHFESGKAMFELNEGDHHDHLVCLQCGRVEEFFDPEIEKRQNEIVRQRGFELREHALYLYAECTKTDCQYRKKMA from the coding sequence ATGACTACCCATCCTGACGATCTTAAAAGCATCGGTCTTAAAGCAACGCTCCCCCGCTTAAAAATTCTCGACTTGTTTCACAAGCTGGGGCAAGAGGGGACGCCACGCCATATCACTGCGGAAGATGTGTATCGCCATTTATTAGCGGATAATATGGATGTGGGTTTAGCCACCGTCTATCGCGTGTTGACTCAATTTGAGCAAGCCGGGTTGCTGCAGCGTCACCACTTCGAATCAGGTAAAGCCATGTTTGAGTTGAACGAAGGTGACCATCATGACCATCTGGTTTGTCTGCAATGCGGTCGGGTGGAAGAGTTTTTTGACCCGGAGATAGAAAAAAGGCAAAACGAAATCGTCCGCCAGCGTGGCTTTGAGCTGCGCGAGCATGCGCTTTATCTTTATGCTGAATGTACTAAAACGGACTGCCAATATCGCAAAAAAATGGCATGA
- a CDS encoding S-methyl-5'-thioinosine phosphorylase, whose protein sequence is MLGIVGGSGLTQLANLGVSHREITRTAYGEPSGPFTFGRIGCQDVVFIARHGYGHTIPPHLVNYRANLSALHSIGVTRIISVASVGGIRPDMAPGTLVVPHQIIDYTWGREMTFQSGTDGPVKHIDFTEPYAENVRQLLLNAAQQTGEPMMNGAVYAATQGPRLETAAEINRLAQDGADIVGMTGMPEAGLARELELPYAAVCVVANWAAGRGDSAHAIQFDHLETVLHTSMDRVRRLIAHLCEA, encoded by the coding sequence ATGCTTGGTATCGTCGGGGGCAGTGGTTTGACGCAGTTAGCTAATTTGGGTGTCTCTCACCGCGAAATTACCCGTACGGCCTACGGTGAGCCTTCAGGGCCGTTCACATTTGGTCGCATCGGCTGTCAGGATGTTGTTTTTATCGCGCGGCACGGCTATGGCCATACCATTCCGCCCCATCTGGTGAATTACCGCGCCAATCTTTCTGCTTTGCACAGTATTGGGGTAACCCGAATTATTTCCGTGGCATCGGTCGGGGGCATTCGTCCAGACATGGCGCCGGGCACTTTGGTGGTTCCGCATCAGATTATTGATTACACCTGGGGCCGTGAAATGACATTTCAATCCGGTACGGATGGCCCAGTCAAACATATCGACTTTACAGAACCCTATGCAGAAAATGTCCGCCAGCTTTTACTCAACGCAGCTCAGCAAACAGGCGAACCCATGATGAATGGCGCGGTGTACGCTGCAACGCAGGGGCCGCGCCTTGAGACAGCTGCTGAAATTAATCGGCTTGCGCAAGACGGTGCCGACATCGTAGGTATGACCGGCATGCCAGAAGCCGGGTTGGCACGCGAACTGGAACTACCCTATGCCGCGGTGTGCGTTGTTGCCAATTGGGCCGCAGGGCGAGGAGATTCGGCACATGCTATCCAGTTTGACCACCTTGAAACCGTGTTGCATACCTCTATGGATCGCGTGCGCCGCCTGATTGCGCACCTGTGCGAAGCATGA
- the fabI gene encoding enoyl-ACP reductase FabI, with product MGFLAGKRILITGLISNRSIAYGIAKACHREGASLAFTYQNERFADRITKFAEEFDSPAVFPCDVAEDAQIENLFVDIAKYWEGLDGLVHSIAYAPAEAIEGDFLDGITRDAFRIAHDVSSYSLPALAKAARPLLLKGNNASLLAMTYLGAERTMPNYNTMGLAKASLEAATRYLAFCLGPQGIRANAISAGPIKTLAASGIGNFGKLLAYNAHHAPLRRNITIEEVGNAAAFMLSDLASGITGEIMYVDGGLNTTALGNTDPLPG from the coding sequence ATGGGATTTCTTGCCGGTAAACGCATTCTGATCACAGGTTTGATCTCCAACCGATCCATTGCCTATGGCATTGCCAAAGCCTGCCACCGCGAAGGTGCGAGCCTGGCATTCACCTATCAGAACGAACGCTTTGCAGATCGAATCACCAAATTTGCTGAAGAGTTTGATTCACCGGCAGTCTTCCCCTGTGATGTTGCTGAAGACGCCCAGATAGAAAATCTTTTTGTCGACATCGCCAAATACTGGGAAGGCCTTGACGGCCTGGTGCATTCCATTGCCTACGCCCCCGCCGAGGCGATCGAAGGCGATTTTCTGGATGGCATCACGCGTGATGCCTTTCGTATTGCACATGATGTTTCATCGTACAGCTTGCCTGCCCTAGCCAAAGCCGCTCGCCCCCTGTTACTCAAGGGCAACAATGCCTCACTCTTGGCGATGACTTATCTCGGTGCCGAGCGCACCATGCCCAACTACAACACCATGGGGCTAGCCAAGGCCAGCCTGGAAGCGGCAACGCGCTATCTCGCCTTCTGTCTTGGGCCGCAAGGTATTCGTGCCAATGCAATATCCGCCGGGCCAATCAAAACCCTGGCAGCCTCCGGTATTGGTAACTTTGGCAAACTGCTGGCGTACAACGCTCACCACGCTCCCCTGCGGCGCAATATCACGATCGAAGAAGTCGGCAATGCCGCAGCCTTCATGCTCTCCGATCTGGCCAGTGGCATCACCGGCGAAATCATGTATGTCGATGGCGGGTTAAACACCACCGCGCTTGGCAATACCGATCCCTTACCCGGTTAA
- the recN gene encoding DNA repair protein RecN: MLQRLIIRDFVIVDQLELEFGHGFGALTGETGAGKSILIDALSLVLGERADASVIRAGTERAEITAEFDVAADSALASWLQTNDFDVTTCLLRRIVDQSGRSRAYINGTAATLGQLREIATFLADIHGQNAHHSLLNTEAQRALLDAHASAQELLRDVATAYSTWRQAREARQVAMTDSEAAARERELLEWQVKELAALAFNAEEWQETETEQRRLGNASALLEAATGALAALDEGETAALSTLQHAGARLNELITVDPALIDAAKLFDSAVIQLEESALALRRYQDRLELDPSRLVELDSRIDTVTQMARKYRVPPLELPALLARLTAQLDELSLRADPVALAEREQATEAAYLAVAEKLSALRTKTAKRLSAAVTAGMQELAMSGGQFDIALEALGEGASFGLESVEFQVAANAGQSLRPLTKVASGGELSRIGLALQVIASQANPVGTLIFDEVDVGIGGRVAEIVGRMLRDLGKTRQVLCVTHLPQVAAQADWQWTIIKETRNGTVVSSVRRLDKESRVAEIARMLGGEKITSTTQRHAAEMLGLTE; encoded by the coding sequence ATGTTGCAACGTCTGATTATTCGCGACTTTGTTATCGTCGACCAGCTAGAACTGGAATTCGGCCACGGGTTTGGCGCACTCACGGGTGAAACAGGCGCGGGTAAATCCATTCTCATTGACGCGTTATCCCTTGTCCTGGGCGAACGTGCCGATGCTTCCGTCATCCGCGCTGGTACTGAACGCGCCGAAATCACTGCTGAATTTGATGTGGCCGCAGACAGCGCCCTGGCCAGCTGGCTGCAGACCAATGACTTTGATGTCACCACCTGCCTGTTGCGCCGTATCGTTGATCAAAGTGGTCGTTCGCGTGCCTACATCAATGGCACCGCTGCGACGCTGGGGCAATTACGTGAAATCGCTACCTTCCTGGCGGATATCCATGGCCAGAATGCGCATCACTCGTTACTCAACACGGAAGCACAGCGGGCCTTGCTCGATGCCCACGCCAGTGCTCAAGAGCTATTACGCGATGTAGCCACCGCCTATAGCACCTGGCGTCAAGCACGCGAAGCCAGGCAAGTCGCCATGACCGATAGCGAAGCGGCTGCACGTGAGCGCGAATTACTTGAATGGCAAGTCAAAGAACTGGCCGCACTCGCTTTCAATGCGGAGGAATGGCAAGAAACAGAAACGGAACAACGTCGTCTGGGAAATGCCAGTGCACTGCTGGAAGCGGCTACCGGTGCACTTGCCGCTCTTGATGAAGGTGAAACAGCGGCGCTATCGACCTTGCAGCACGCGGGTGCACGCCTGAATGAATTAATTACAGTGGACCCAGCGCTCATCGATGCCGCCAAACTTTTTGATAGCGCGGTGATTCAGCTCGAAGAGTCGGCGCTGGCACTACGGCGCTACCAGGATCGGCTGGAGCTTGATCCCTCCCGTTTAGTTGAGCTCGACAGCCGGATTGATACTGTGACGCAAATGGCGCGCAAATATCGTGTGCCGCCACTGGAGCTACCTGCCTTGCTCGCTCGGCTAACCGCGCAACTGGATGAACTCAGCTTGCGCGCCGACCCCGTCGCCTTGGCTGAACGCGAACAGGCGACAGAAGCCGCTTATCTTGCCGTCGCTGAAAAATTGTCAGCCTTGCGTACCAAAACTGCCAAGCGCTTATCTGCAGCGGTTACCGCAGGAATGCAAGAGTTGGCAATGAGTGGTGGCCAGTTTGATATTGCGCTAGAAGCGCTCGGTGAAGGCGCTTCATTTGGTCTGGAAAGTGTTGAGTTTCAAGTCGCGGCCAATGCCGGTCAGTCGCTGCGTCCGCTGACAAAAGTCGCATCGGGCGGCGAGCTTTCGCGCATTGGCTTAGCGCTGCAAGTGATTGCCAGTCAGGCCAATCCGGTCGGCACCCTGATATTTGACGAAGTGGATGTCGGCATTGGCGGCCGCGTCGCCGAGATTGTTGGCCGCATGCTACGTGATCTTGGCAAAACCCGTCAGGTACTGTGCGTCACCCATTTGCCTCAGGTCGCTGCACAAGCAGACTGGCAGTGGACTATCATCAAAGAGACACGCAATGGGACAGTCGTATCGTCAGTCCGCAGATTGGATAAAGAGTCCCGCGTTGCCGAGATTGCGCGTATGCTAGGTGGCGAAAAAATCACCAGCACAACACAGCGCCACGCGGCAGAAATGCTTGGCCTTACAGAGTAA
- a CDS encoding NAD kinase, giving the protein MKSLFHTIALIGKYKSPEISESLVALAAFLQRHNLEVLIEEGAAAAMEPHHYTAASYETIGQHADLAVILGGDGTLLNAARCLAEFDVPLVGVNQGRLGFMTDISRESMLDSMTALLTGKFSREQRFLLDAEVLRNGERAYHALTLNDVVINKGDAGRLIELEVKVDDELIHILRADGLIISTPTGSTAYALSANGPILHPSVAGIAIVPLCPHALSNRPITVSDHSTISVTLLPPHEARIHFDGQTRFDARGGDVVRIKRSLYAITLLHPPGYSYFAMLREKLHWSATPRN; this is encoded by the coding sequence ATGAAGAGTCTCTTTCATACCATTGCCCTGATCGGCAAATATAAAAGCCCGGAAATTTCAGAATCCCTGGTGGCGCTGGCGGCGTTTCTTCAAAGGCACAATCTTGAAGTCCTGATCGAAGAAGGTGCCGCAGCAGCCATGGAACCGCATCATTACACCGCCGCCAGCTATGAAACCATTGGTCAGCACGCCGATCTGGCGGTCATTCTCGGCGGTGATGGTACGCTGCTTAACGCCGCTCGTTGCCTGGCCGAGTTTGATGTTCCTCTCGTGGGCGTGAACCAGGGGCGGCTGGGATTTATGACCGACATTTCGCGCGAATCGATGCTAGACAGCATGACGGCATTGCTGACCGGAAAGTTTTCGCGCGAGCAACGTTTTTTACTGGATGCTGAAGTGTTGCGCAACGGCGAGCGTGCCTACCACGCCTTAACGCTCAACGATGTGGTCATCAACAAGGGTGATGCGGGCCGTCTGATCGAGCTGGAAGTCAAAGTTGATGACGAGCTGATCCACATCCTGCGCGCTGATGGCTTGATTATTTCTACACCTACCGGCTCTACAGCCTACGCTTTATCCGCAAATGGGCCCATTCTGCATCCTTCTGTCGCGGGAATTGCCATTGTGCCGCTCTGCCCGCATGCGCTATCCAACCGCCCCATCACCGTCAGCGACCACAGCACAATTAGTGTGACACTGCTACCGCCGCATGAGGCGCGAATACACTTTGATGGCCAGACGCGATTTGATGCACGTGGTGGTGATGTCGTGCGCATCAAGCGCTCCCTTTACGCCATTACCCTGCTCCATCCTCCGGGCTACAGTTATTTCGCGATGTTGCGCGAGAAACTGCACTGGAGTGCCACGCCGCGAAATTAG
- the typA gene encoding translational GTPase TypA, with protein MSRSLRNIAIIAHVDHGKTTLVDQLLRQSGTFAAHQQLSERVMDSNDLEKERGITILSKNCAIDFEGTHINIVDTPGHADFGGEVERVLSMVDGVLLLVDAVEGPMPQTRFVTRKALALGLKPIVVVNKIDRPGARPDWVISHTFDLFDKLGATEEQLDFPVVFASALNGFAMLDASKPGTDMRPLYEAIIKHTPQPDVDAEKPLQLQICSLDYSSYVGRIGTGRIKQGRIKVGQEIAVMYGDEAKGKSKVGQIMMFKGLEREQATEAEAGDIVLVTGIDQVGIGVTLCDTVSPVGLPPLVVDEPTLTMNFQVNTSPLAGKEGKFVTSRQIRERLQKELLANVALRVEETDDADVFLVSGRGELHLTILLETMRREGYELAVSRPRVLFKEVNGEKCEPYELLTVDIENDHQGGVMEELGRRRGDLQNMESDGKGRVRLEYRIPARGLIGFQGEFLTLTRGTGLASHIFDDYGPMAGAMAERRNGVLISQDDGAAVAYALWKLQDRGRMFVSPGDPLYEGIIIGIHSRDNDLVVNPIKGKQLTNVRSSGTDEAVRLIPPIQVSLESAVEFIADDELVEITPKSIRIRKRFLKEHDRKRASRSDAA; from the coding sequence ATGTCCCGTTCCCTCAGAAACATCGCCATTATCGCCCACGTCGACCACGGTAAAACCACGTTGGTTGATCAATTACTTCGCCAATCTGGCACATTTGCTGCGCACCAGCAGCTGTCAGAGCGCGTGATGGATTCCAATGATCTTGAAAAAGAACGTGGGATCACCATTCTGTCAAAAAATTGCGCTATTGATTTTGAAGGCACGCACATCAACATTGTGGATACCCCGGGGCATGCCGATTTTGGTGGTGAAGTAGAGCGCGTACTCTCCATGGTGGATGGTGTACTTTTACTGGTTGACGCGGTCGAAGGGCCGATGCCACAAACCCGTTTCGTTACGCGAAAAGCATTGGCGTTGGGGCTTAAACCGATCGTGGTTGTCAATAAAATTGACCGTCCTGGTGCCCGCCCTGACTGGGTGATTAGTCACACGTTTGATCTATTCGATAAACTCGGTGCGACGGAAGAGCAACTCGATTTCCCCGTTGTTTTTGCTTCGGCGCTCAATGGCTTTGCCATGCTGGATGCTTCCAAACCGGGAACTGACATGCGCCCGTTGTATGAAGCGATTATCAAGCATACGCCGCAACCCGATGTCGATGCTGAAAAACCCTTGCAATTACAAATCTGCTCACTGGATTACAGCAGCTATGTAGGCCGTATCGGTACTGGCCGCATCAAGCAGGGCCGTATCAAAGTTGGCCAGGAAATTGCCGTGATGTATGGCGATGAAGCTAAAGGCAAGTCAAAAGTTGGCCAGATCATGATGTTCAAAGGCCTGGAGCGCGAACAGGCGACTGAAGCGGAAGCGGGCGATATCGTTCTCGTGACCGGGATAGATCAAGTCGGGATTGGCGTTACCCTATGCGATACTGTTAGCCCTGTTGGTTTACCCCCGTTGGTCGTGGATGAGCCGACGCTAACCATGAACTTTCAGGTCAATACATCCCCTCTCGCGGGTAAGGAAGGCAAGTTTGTTACTAGCCGCCAGATTCGCGAACGGTTGCAAAAAGAGTTGCTTGCCAACGTGGCGTTGCGCGTTGAAGAAACCGATGATGCGGATGTGTTTCTAGTCTCCGGCCGTGGCGAACTGCACCTGACGATTTTGTTGGAAACCATGCGCCGTGAAGGTTATGAGCTGGCTGTTTCTCGTCCCCGTGTGTTATTCAAGGAAGTTAACGGCGAAAAGTGCGAACCCTATGAGCTGCTGACCGTGGACATTGAAAATGACCACCAAGGCGGCGTCATGGAAGAGCTGGGCCGTCGTCGCGGTGATTTGCAGAATATGGAATCAGACGGCAAAGGTCGTGTCCGTCTTGAATATCGAATTCCTGCTCGTGGTTTGATTGGATTCCAGGGAGAGTTTTTGACATTAACCCGTGGCACGGGTCTGGCCAGCCATATTTTTGACGACTACGGCCCCATGGCTGGCGCCATGGCTGAGCGTCGCAATGGTGTGCTCATCTCGCAGGACGACGGTGCCGCAGTGGCTTATGCTTTATGGAAGTTGCAGGATCGCGGCCGCATGTTTGTCAGCCCTGGGGACCCATTGTATGAGGGCATCATCATCGGTATTCACAGTCGTGATAATGATTTGGTGGTGAATCCAATCAAGGGCAAGCAACTCACCAATGTGCGCTCATCCGGCACCGACGAAGCCGTACGGTTGATACCGCCAATACAAGTAAGTCTTGAGTCGGCGGTGGAATTTATTGCGGATGATGAATTGGTTGAGATCACACCAAAATCCATACGTATCCGTAAGCGCTTTCTCAAAGAACATGATCGCAAACGCGCAAGCCGTAGCGACGCAGCGTAA
- the def gene encoding peptide deformylase yields the protein MIRPVLHMGDPRLLRIAEPVMSFGTQDLALLLRDMRDTMAHQDGAGIAAPQIGVNLRVVIFGGQPSPRYPEASNIPDTVLINPELTPRSNEEEGGWEGCLSVPGLRGIVPRWKYLHYSGYTERGHFFEREVDGFHARVVQHEVDHLDGILYPRRIRDLTRFGFIDALFNGNPSSSD from the coding sequence ATGATCAGGCCTGTGCTGCACATGGGTGACCCACGGCTTTTACGCATTGCCGAACCTGTCATGTCCTTTGGCACACAAGACCTCGCACTGTTATTGCGGGATATGCGCGACACGATGGCTCATCAGGACGGCGCAGGCATTGCCGCCCCACAAATTGGCGTGAACTTACGTGTCGTGATCTTTGGTGGTCAGCCCAGCCCGCGTTATCCTGAAGCATCGAACATTCCTGATACAGTGCTCATCAATCCAGAATTAACGCCCCGCTCAAACGAGGAAGAAGGCGGCTGGGAAGGTTGTCTTTCGGTTCCAGGATTACGCGGTATTGTGCCGCGCTGGAAATATCTTCACTATTCGGGCTATACCGAGCGTGGGCATTTTTTTGAACGGGAAGTCGATGGTTTTCATGCACGCGTTGTACAGCATGAGGTTGATCATCTTGATGGCATACTGTATCCAAGACGAATAAGGGATTTGACCCGCTTTGGATTTATTGACGCACTCTTCAATGGCAACCCGTCCTCGAGCGACTGA
- a CDS encoding DUF599 domain-containing protein → MTTTLLHELSMLDYVALGWFFTCWSGYSFFSEKSTLAHKGLIGVSHNYRLDWAKQMLTREVRIVDSALVGNLMTSVSFYANTTIYIIAGLMAIMGTLDKTMSATDILPFTHSAGRALWELKLLLLLGIFIFAYFKFTWALRQLNLLSILIGAAPSISAPATEIEKFSHRMGMINTLAGDEFNRAIRAYYFGLATLCWFIQPWLFILMTAAITLVLYRRDFLSSTLMALRD, encoded by the coding sequence ATGACAACCACGTTGCTCCATGAGCTTTCCATGCTCGACTATGTTGCGCTTGGATGGTTTTTCACCTGCTGGAGCGGCTATAGCTTTTTTTCTGAAAAAAGCACGCTAGCGCATAAAGGATTGATAGGGGTTTCTCATAACTATCGCCTCGACTGGGCAAAACAGATGTTAACGCGAGAAGTCCGCATTGTTGATTCAGCGTTAGTGGGCAATCTGATGACCAGCGTGTCGTTCTATGCCAACACCACGATTTATATCATTGCCGGTCTGATGGCGATCATGGGTACGTTAGACAAGACAATGTCAGCCACAGACATTTTGCCATTTACCCATTCCGCAGGCCGCGCGTTGTGGGAGCTCAAGTTACTGCTCTTGCTGGGTATTTTTATTTTTGCTTATTTCAAATTTACCTGGGCGCTTAGGCAACTAAACCTGCTTTCCATTCTGATTGGGGCTGCACCATCAATCTCCGCACCCGCAACCGAGATTGAAAAATTTAGCCACCGCATGGGGATGATTAATACACTCGCTGGTGACGAATTCAATCGTGCAATTAGAGCCTACTATTTTGGCCTGGCCACACTCTGCTGGTTTATTCAACCTTGGCTTTTTATCCTGATGACTGCAGCAATCACGCTTGTTCTCTACCGTCGTGATTTTTTATCCAGCACGCTGATGGCGTTGCGCGATTAA